The window AAAAAAACAAGGCGCAAGAAGGGGCAAACTGGTCTGCCTGGGACTGATAGAATGACTGTGAAAGGCTGATGTTACATGAGTGCGTGGGTGAAAAAGGACAGCAATAGAGCCAGGTGAAATTCATGAGGATCAAGTGAAGAGTTTGTTAACCGAAGTCTCAGATGAGGCCTGTGCGCGGAGAACCTTGGCAATAGCAAGCTCAAAGTCTTCGTGCGAGACGTGTTGTCGACGCTCGCGCAACGCGTACATGCCAGCTTCGGTGCAGATACCTCGAACTTCGGCACCAGAGCATTGACCCATCTTTTCGGCAAGCGCGCGCAGATTGATGCCTCGTTGTAACGACATTTTGCGGCTGTGGATGCGCAAGATCGAAACGCGGGCTTCAGGACCCGGGGGTGGGAACTCGATCTTGCGGTCAATGCGGCCAGGACGCAGGAGGGCCGAGTCGAGAATATCGATTCGATTGGTGGCCATAATGACCTTGATGTTCTTGGTGCCTTCGAAACCATCAAGCTGGTTGAGGAGCTCAAGCATGGTTCGCTGTACCTCAGAGTCTCCACCGCCCGAGCCGCTCTCTCCTCGTGACGATCCGATACTGTCGATTTCATCCATGAAGATGATGGATGGCGCGTGCTCTCGAGCCATGACGAAGAGCTCTCGAACCATGCGCGAACCTTCGCCGATGTACTTTTGTACCAGCTCTGAACCAGAAACACGGATAAAGCGACAGTCGGTGTGGTGCGCGACAGCTCGTGCGAGCAGCGTCTTTCCGGTTCCGGGAGGACCGTATAGAAGCACACCCTTGGGCTGAGCGATACCGAGCGATTCGAAAAGCTCAGGATGCTTGACAGGCAGCTCGATGACTTCCTTGATCTCCTTGATCTGGCGGTCGAGACCACCAACCATCTCATACGTCGAGTCCGGCACCTTTTCGACCATCATGAGTGAGACGAGAGGGTCAATCTTGTTGGGAAGGACTTTATGGAGTGTGTATGAGTCGGAACGGAGGGCCACACGTAGTGTGGGTGTGAGAGCGGAGATGTCGATGTCCGAGGCAATATCAACAACGTACTTACCCTCGGGCTGCACCTTAACAAGcaccttcttcttgcccaTCACTTTGACCACCTCGCCGACATAGGAACCTGGCTCTTGGAGAAGCTGGAGCTCCTCGCGGAGGAGACGTACACGAGCATTGAGCGCATTTCGTTGTGCTTCGAGACGACGGAGGTTCTGTGTCTTTTGGTTGATGAGGATTTCGTAGGAACGAATCTTGGATTGGTAGAACGACTGAATGCCGAGGGCGTTTGTCGAGGCTGCGGCGCCACCAATGTTGGCAAGGGACACTGTGTGCGCATGTCCGGTGGCCGATTCGGCTGCATGTGTTGTCACTGCAGCAGACATGTTCGCGAGACCGTAATGCAGAGATTGATGTGTATGTCCTCACTGCCGGCACCTGTTTGGGCTCGATGGGAAGTGTACCGGATGAGAAGACTGATACTTGTTGGATGCAATCGATGACTGAGTCGGAGAGGATGTTATTTTGAGACACGATGCAGAGTATATGAGCACTGGCGGCGAAGGCGGTTCGATGGTGTGATGTGGTGAACAGCGTTACAGTGCTTTGAGAGTTGGCGCGCTGAGTTGGGTTATCTCTCGCCCGCTGTTGCTCCACTTCGTAAGTGAGTCGACGCGCCACCGCACGCTGGCCCGATCACCAACAGCACCGTGCATTTCTCTTCAATTTGTGATTACACCAATTCTAACATTCTTGTCtaacaaacacgaaacgtgaaactcacgactagtcgtcagtcgtgagtaactcgtgactgtgtaGTGTAACACGAGAACACTCTTCTCTCGTGAAACGTGAAtaaaatcgtgaaatcgtgaaaatATCGGAACAGCCAGATCGGACAAAGTACAATCGTTAAAGGATCCCCGATCTCGCACTCGCTATGGCTGCTCGCTCCTCCCAGCCACAGTGCGAGTTCTTGCCTCAAAGTCTGCTCAAGACATGCGACCGAATTTGACATCTCCTGAAACGCATCTCGGGAAGTGCTCTTGAATGCGCTTTGCGACTGGCTCAAACTGACAGACAAGCAAGTAGTGGATCGGAATCAACGATAAAGTGGCCTGATGTCTGCAAGGTAAACCAACCAATGGCAGAGCCTGCAAATGTAAGGAAAATGTTCAGCCATGAAATAGCGACCGGATTTATCTATTAAGTATACTCACACTGTACGGTACAGTAAAGTACAGCAGAGTTGCGAGTAGAGCGCTTTCCTTTCAATTGCTGAACAGATTTAAAAAAGCCTGGCAGacagctcagctcagctcaacTCAGCTTTGGTGACGTGTGAGTGGATCGTGGAGAAAATCCAAGTTAATTGATCCGACAGCCACCGACACGACCGTTCAGGGATCGGCGTCCATTTTCAGAGATTGTTGAGCAACCCAAGACAAGGTCGGAATCAGACCTTAccaccatcctcttcgccaACGAACAATTCACAACACCTGTCATCATTGCAACCGGCACCACAACCGCTTATCTTCCCTTTGATCTGACGTACAATAACGTCGATCATGTCGATGCCATTTGCCTCGTCAGCAT of the Mycosarcoma maydis chromosome 2, whole genome shotgun sequence genome contains:
- a CDS encoding putative proteasome regulatory particle base subunit RPT6, which translates into the protein MSAAVTTHAAESATGHAHTVSLANIGGAAASTNALGIQSFYQSKIRSYEILINQKTQNLRRLEAQRNALNARVRLLREELQLLQEPGSYVGEVVKVMGKKKVLVKVQPEGKYVVDIASDIDISALTPTLRVALRSDSYTLHKVLPNKIDPLVSLMMVEKVPDSTYEMVGGLDRQIKEIKEVIELPVKHPELFESLGIAQPKGVLLYGPPGTGKTLLARAVAHHTDCRFIRVSGSELVQKYIGEGSRMVRELFVMAREHAPSIIFMDEIDSIGSSRGESGSGGGDSEVQRTMLELLNQLDGFEGTKNIKVIMATNRIDILDSALLRPGRIDRKIEFPPPGPEARVSILRIHSRKMSLQRGINLRALAEKMGQCSGAEVRGICTEAGMYALRERRQHVSHEDFELAIAKVLRAQASSETSVNKLFT